The Streptomyces sp. Je 1-332 genome has a window encoding:
- a CDS encoding DUF5926 family protein: protein MAKKRPQTKGKQPQLTDGQVPVVGAREPCPCGSGRRYKACHGRAAAHAVTELVQRPFEGLPGEGDWVALRELVPAATVELPLKDGLPDGVPSVSLATVLPMAWPALRRDDGSVLLGLQNDTASGDISRDLADTLQRALTAEPGSPVQARRAPADGPRLQDLLDPEGPFEPVVHAGFEFWVPDSENASTEVSASLERANAAAIPTVKLSGVDSAYWCETPEKNHLRWVMPHPEEQLLDALARLHAAGTSSLGDGTRLVGSFRAHGLTVPVWDLPSGMGAEDIEKPAAEFADRLAKALGSDAPLTPEERRARGGLTNRQVTLS from the coding sequence ATGGCCAAGAAGCGCCCTCAGACCAAGGGCAAGCAGCCGCAGCTGACGGACGGGCAGGTCCCTGTCGTCGGCGCCCGCGAACCCTGCCCCTGCGGTTCGGGCCGCCGTTACAAGGCCTGCCACGGCCGGGCCGCCGCGCACGCGGTGACCGAGCTCGTGCAGCGCCCCTTCGAAGGCCTGCCCGGCGAGGGCGACTGGGTGGCGCTGCGCGAGCTCGTCCCGGCCGCGACCGTCGAACTGCCCCTCAAGGACGGGCTGCCCGACGGCGTGCCCTCCGTCTCCCTGGCGACCGTCCTGCCGATGGCCTGGCCCGCGCTGCGCCGCGACGACGGCTCGGTCCTCCTCGGCCTGCAGAACGACACCGCGTCCGGCGACATCAGCCGCGACCTCGCCGACACCCTCCAGCGCGCCCTGACCGCCGAGCCCGGCTCCCCGGTCCAGGCCCGCCGCGCCCCCGCCGACGGGCCGCGCCTGCAGGATCTCCTCGACCCCGAGGGCCCATTCGAGCCGGTCGTGCACGCGGGCTTCGAGTTCTGGGTCCCGGACTCGGAGAACGCGTCGACGGAGGTCTCCGCCTCCCTGGAGCGGGCGAACGCCGCCGCCATCCCCACCGTGAAGCTCTCCGGCGTCGACTCCGCGTACTGGTGCGAGACTCCGGAGAAGAACCACCTGCGCTGGGTCATGCCGCACCCCGAGGAGCAGCTCCTGGACGCGCTCGCCCGGCTGCACGCGGCCGGTACGTCGAGCCTCGGCGACGGCACCCGTCTGGTCGGGTCCTTCCGGGCGCACGGCCTGACGGTCCCGGTGTGGGACCTGCCGAGCGGCATGGGCGCCGAGGACATCGAGAAGCCCGCCGCGGAGTTCGCCGACCGGCTCGCGAAGGCGCTGGGCAGCGACGCCCCGCTCACGCCGGAGGAGCGCCGGGCGCGCGGCGGTCTCACCAACCGCCAGGTGACGCTGAGCTGA
- a CDS encoding bifunctional DNA primase/polymerase, whose product MREILGRRRRLLSRLTGRKSDQSPGLIGAALTFATAWKWPVVPGVGLDRRDGTRCACPDPDCTVPGAHPLDPGLLTATTDERMVRWWWTNRPDAPIVLATGVGAPCAVSLPAVAGARALAALDEMGIRLGPVVATPARLFLLVAPYSMEQLGELLYAKDYVPGSLRFHGEGGYLALPPSGTGQGPVRWERAPLPGSAAPWVPDVEAVVDAVVDALTRTGVSAPEL is encoded by the coding sequence ATGCGCGAGATCCTCGGAAGGCGACGCAGGCTCCTGTCCAGGCTCACCGGCAGGAAGTCTGACCAGAGTCCTGGTCTGATCGGCGCGGCCCTGACCTTTGCCACGGCATGGAAGTGGCCCGTGGTCCCGGGCGTCGGACTCGACCGGCGAGACGGCACCCGCTGCGCCTGCCCCGACCCCGACTGCACAGTGCCTGGAGCCCACCCCCTCGACCCCGGTCTGCTGACCGCGACGACCGACGAGCGCATGGTGCGCTGGTGGTGGACGAACCGCCCGGACGCCCCCATCGTGCTCGCCACCGGCGTCGGCGCTCCGTGCGCCGTCAGCCTGCCCGCGGTCGCGGGAGCGCGCGCCCTGGCCGCACTCGACGAGATGGGCATCAGGCTCGGCCCCGTCGTGGCGACCCCCGCCCGCCTCTTCCTGCTCGTAGCGCCGTACTCCATGGAGCAGTTGGGCGAACTGCTGTACGCCAAGGACTACGTGCCGGGCTCGCTGCGCTTCCACGGAGAGGGTGGCTATCTCGCGCTGCCGCCCTCCGGGACGGGGCAGGGACCGGTGCGCTGGGAGCGGGCTCCGCTGCCCGGCTCGGCGGCGCCGTGGGTGCCCGATGTCGAGGCCGTGGTGGACGCGGTGGTCGACGCCCTCACTCGTACGGGTGTGAGCGCACCCGAGTTGTAG
- a CDS encoding PP2C family protein-serine/threonine phosphatase, which yields MGVCDAIEQYAPAGKPSAMNAPHLPKVAGIDSTVPPQDHTVAPVPQAQGAPALMIQDRLAGWISDLTTLQELTERLARTAALDEALHELLRAGAALVGARRGLLVLEPSDGLGPDTTVGLGLTRADLGHIETVPRAATAFGRLLDAPPAPPGAETGIVNADLLADSTLDPRHREVAARLGYAASYALPLSTEAGRIGAAVWLYDEPAEPGERQRHLVGLYARQAAEHLARLTELDRARTTEVTLREELLPSRLPRVAGVRLAARHRTSALGGGDWFDALPLPDAALGLAVGSVTGSGPSAVAAMGRLRASLRAYAVMEGEDPVAVLSDLELLLRLTEPARSATALFAYCEPALRKIVLAGAGHSPPLVIGERRTEFVETSLSAPLGMLACWEAPSVEFQTQPGETVLLYTDGLLHRTGDAMDRAFARLHSAAASVPKPVREDPDALVDHVLRAVLPDGLDSVASDEDVVLLAARFE from the coding sequence ATGGGGGTTTGCGATGCTATTGAGCAATACGCACCGGCCGGAAAGCCGTCAGCCATGAACGCTCCGCACCTCCCGAAAGTGGCCGGAATCGATTCAACTGTTCCGCCACAAGACCACACTGTCGCGCCCGTCCCACAGGCCCAGGGCGCACCGGCCCTCATGATCCAGGACCGGCTCGCGGGCTGGATCTCCGATCTGACCACCCTGCAGGAGCTCACCGAGCGCCTCGCCCGCACGGCCGCCCTCGACGAAGCACTGCACGAACTGCTGCGCGCCGGAGCCGCCCTCGTCGGGGCGCGCCGCGGCCTGCTCGTCCTGGAGCCCTCCGACGGGCTCGGCCCCGACACCACCGTCGGCCTCGGCCTGACCCGCGCCGACCTCGGCCACATCGAGACGGTCCCCCGCGCCGCCACCGCCTTCGGGCGGCTCCTCGACGCACCGCCCGCACCCCCGGGCGCGGAGACCGGCATCGTCAACGCCGATCTGCTCGCCGACAGCACCCTCGACCCCCGGCACCGCGAGGTGGCCGCCCGGCTCGGCTACGCCGCGAGCTACGCCCTTCCCCTGTCCACCGAGGCGGGCCGGATCGGCGCCGCCGTCTGGCTGTACGACGAGCCCGCGGAGCCCGGCGAGCGACAGCGCCACCTCGTCGGCCTCTACGCGCGTCAGGCCGCCGAGCATCTGGCGCGTCTGACCGAACTGGACCGCGCCCGTACGACGGAGGTCACCCTGCGCGAAGAGCTGCTGCCCTCACGCCTGCCGCGGGTCGCCGGGGTGCGGCTCGCCGCGCGGCACCGCACCTCGGCGCTCGGAGGCGGTGACTGGTTCGACGCGCTGCCGCTGCCGGACGCCGCGCTCGGCCTCGCGGTCGGGTCCGTCACCGGGTCCGGGCCGAGCGCCGTCGCCGCGATGGGGCGCCTGCGGGCCTCCTTGCGGGCGTACGCCGTGATGGAGGGCGAGGACCCCGTCGCCGTACTGTCCGATCTGGAGCTGTTGCTGCGGCTCACCGAGCCCGCGCGGTCGGCCACCGCCCTCTTCGCGTACTGCGAACCGGCGCTGCGCAAGATCGTCCTTGCGGGAGCGGGTCACAGCCCGCCCCTGGTGATCGGGGAGCGGCGCACGGAGTTCGTGGAGACCTCGCTCTCGGCGCCGCTGGGCATGCTCGCCTGCTGGGAGGCGCCGAGCGTGGAGTTCCAGACGCAGCCGGGAGAAACGGTGCTTCTCTATACGGACGGGCTGCTGCACCGCACCGGGGACGCCATGGACCGCGCCTTCGCGCGGCTGCACTCGGCGGCGGCGAGCGTGCCGAAGCCGGTGCGCGAGGACCCGGACGCGCTGGTCGATCACGTCCTGCGGGCGGTGCTGCCGGACGGGCTCGACTCGGTCGCCAGCGACGAGGACGTGGTACTCCTTGCGGCCCGTTTCGAGTGA
- a CDS encoding aminopeptidase P family protein, with product MSEELNPENPETPEDLEIESEEEPIKQRKNGLYPGVSDELAENMKSGWADTELHDLQPIAQAEHTAARRAALSARFPGERLVIPAGNLKTRSNDTEYAFRASVEYAYLTGNQTEDGVLVLEPTDFADGTSGHEATIYLLPRSNRENGEFWLDGQGELWVGRRHSLTEAGTLYGIPASDVRELPEQLREATGSVRVVRGYDAGIEAALTDKVTAERDEELRVFLSEARLVKDEFEVGELQKACDSTARGFEDVVRVLDKAEATSERYIEGTFFLRARVDGNDIGYGSICAAGPHATTLHWVRNDGAVRAGELLLLDAGVETHTYYTADVTRTLPINGRFDALQRKIYDAVYEAQEAGIAAVKPGAKFRDFHDAAQRVLAEKLVEWGLVEGPVERVLELGLQRRWTLHGTGHMLGMDVHDCAAARRETYADGVLEPGMCLTVEPGLYFQADDLTVPEEYRGIGVRIEDDILVTADGNKNLSAALPRRADDVEAWMAELKG from the coding sequence GTGTCGGAGGAGCTCAATCCGGAGAACCCGGAGACCCCGGAAGACCTGGAGATCGAGTCCGAGGAAGAGCCGATCAAGCAGCGCAAGAACGGCCTGTACCCGGGAGTCTCCGACGAGCTCGCCGAGAACATGAAGTCCGGCTGGGCCGACACGGAGCTGCACGACCTGCAGCCGATCGCCCAGGCCGAGCACACCGCCGCCCGCCGTGCCGCGCTCTCCGCGCGCTTCCCGGGCGAGCGCCTGGTGATCCCCGCGGGCAATCTCAAGACCCGCTCGAACGACACGGAGTACGCCTTCCGCGCCTCCGTCGAGTACGCGTACCTGACCGGCAACCAGACCGAGGACGGCGTCCTCGTCCTGGAGCCGACGGACTTCGCGGACGGCACGAGCGGCCACGAGGCCACCATCTACCTGCTGCCGCGTTCCAACCGTGAGAACGGCGAGTTCTGGCTGGACGGCCAGGGCGAGCTGTGGGTCGGCCGCAGGCACTCCCTCACCGAGGCCGGGACGCTGTACGGCATCCCGGCGTCCGACGTGCGCGAGCTGCCCGAACAGCTGCGCGAGGCAACCGGCTCCGTCCGGGTCGTCCGTGGCTACGACGCGGGCATCGAGGCCGCGCTGACCGACAAGGTCACCGCCGAGCGCGACGAGGAGCTGCGCGTCTTCCTCTCCGAGGCCCGTCTGGTCAAGGACGAGTTCGAGGTCGGCGAGCTGCAGAAGGCGTGCGACTCGACGGCCCGTGGCTTCGAGGACGTCGTGCGCGTCCTCGACAAGGCCGAGGCGACCAGCGAGCGCTACATCGAAGGCACGTTCTTCCTGCGCGCCCGCGTCGACGGCAACGACATCGGCTACGGCTCGATCTGCGCCGCGGGCCCGCACGCCACGACGCTGCACTGGGTGCGCAACGACGGCGCCGTGCGCGCCGGGGAGCTGCTGCTGCTCGACGCCGGTGTGGAGACGCACACGTACTACACCGCCGACGTGACGCGCACGCTGCCGATCAACGGCCGTTTCGACGCGCTGCAGCGCAAGATCTACGACGCCGTGTACGAGGCCCAGGAGGCCGGCATCGCGGCGGTCAAGCCGGGCGCCAAGTTCCGCGACTTCCACGACGCCGCACAGCGTGTCCTCGCCGAGAAGCTCGTCGAGTGGGGCCTGGTCGAGGGCCCGGTCGAGCGTGTCCTGGAGCTGGGTCTCCAGCGTCGCTGGACCCTGCACGGCACCGGTCACATGCTTGGCATGGACGTCCACGACTGCGCCGCCGCGCGCCGTGAGACGTACGCCGACGGTGTCCTGGAGCCCGGCATGTGCCTGACCGTCGAGCCCGGCCTGTACTTCCAGGCGGACGACCTGACGGTGCCCGAGGAGTACCGCGGCATCGGTGTGCGGATCGAGGACGACATCCTCGTGACGGCCGACGGCAACAAGAACCTGTCGGCCGCGCTGCCGCGGCGGGCGGACGACGTCGAGGCGTGGATGGCCGAGCTCAAGGGCTGA
- a CDS encoding carboxymuconolactone decarboxylase family protein, with the protein MVMTNNENATQTATQTAAHTATQTPTQTLDPTPRLNFAKAAPKAFKAVIGLDAAARDGLDPALVELVQIRASLLNGCAYCLHMHTSDARKAGEDEARLHMVGVWREARNFFTEKEQAALDLTEAVTLVHQGGVPDDVYARAAAHFEETELAHVLALIFTINTWNRIALSTAKVAGEDER; encoded by the coding sequence ATGGTCATGACGAACAACGAGAACGCCACACAGACCGCCACACAGACCGCCGCTCACACCGCCACACAGACCCCCACGCAGACCCTCGACCCCACCCCCCGCCTCAACTTCGCCAAGGCCGCCCCCAAGGCCTTCAAGGCCGTCATCGGACTCGACGCCGCCGCCCGCGACGGACTCGACCCGGCCCTGGTCGAGCTGGTCCAGATCCGTGCCTCGCTGCTCAACGGCTGCGCGTACTGCCTCCACATGCACACCTCCGACGCGCGCAAGGCCGGCGAGGACGAGGCGCGGCTGCACATGGTCGGCGTATGGCGCGAGGCCAGGAACTTCTTCACCGAGAAGGAGCAGGCGGCCCTCGACCTGACCGAGGCCGTCACGCTCGTCCACCAGGGTGGTGTCCCCGACGACGTCTACGCCCGCGCGGCGGCGCACTTCGAGGAGACGGAACTGGCCCACGTCCTGGCCCTGATTTTCACCATCAACACCTGGAACCGCATCGCCCTGAGCACCGCCAAGGTGGCGGGCGAGGATGAGCGCTAG